From the Lepidochelys kempii isolate rLepKem1 chromosome 2, rLepKem1.hap2, whole genome shotgun sequence genome, one window contains:
- the LOC140905830 gene encoding heat shock protein 30C-like yields MLPLPGWLWRSCGPVSSLVGPGPPSLLGRLVGDMPTALAGMERMRRSLLLASPLLRGGGRGRATPRPSGRSLAEGAGKEPGSQAPGKEKYQLSMDVSGFSPAELTVRLAGRKLTVTGKRERKRESEAGVCSREYREIRRETLLPEAVNVQALLCSLSQDGQLCIEAPPLALPAAGGRAVPIGVCQGVKAGEGNLATEGKEPGSSEVETGGGTEGSSPRDS; encoded by the coding sequence ATGCTCCCGCTCCCAGGGTGGCTGTGGCGGAGCTGTGGCCCCGTGTCCAGCCTCGTGGGGCCGGGTCCCCCCAGCCTCTTGGGCCGGCTGGTGGGGGACATGCCGACGGCCCTGGCGGGGATGGAGCGAATGAGACGCTCCCTCCTGCTGGCTTCCCCCCTTCTCCGCGGGGGAGGCCGGGGGAGGGCGACGCCAAGGCCGAGCGGCCGCTCCCTGGCCGagggtgctgggaaggagccCGGGTCCCAGGCGCCGGGGAAGGAGAAGTACCAGCTCTCCATGGACGTGAGCGGCTTCTCCCCAGCCGAGCTGACGGTGAGACTGGCCGGGAGGAAGCTGACGGTGACGGGGAAGCGGGAGAGGAAAAGGGAGTCGGAGGCTGGAGTCTGCTCCCGCGAGTACAGAGAGATCCGCCGAGAAACGCTCCTGCCGGAAGCCGTGAACGTGcaggccctgctctgctccctgtcccaggACGGGCAGCTCTGCATCGAGGCGCCGCCTCTGGCCCTGCCAGCTGCCGGAGGGAGAGCCGTTCCCATCGGCGTCTGCCAGGGCGTGAAGGCAGGAGAAGGGAACCTGGCCACGGAGGGAAAGGAGCCGGGGAGCAGCGAGGTGGAGACaggaggagggactgaggggtccAGCCCCAGAGATTCCTGA
- the LOC140906291 gene encoding ubiquitin carboxyl-terminal hydrolase CYLD-like isoform X1 — MTTTVLPGSPLPSQGDGNVYYILTDDFPYGSKLFHAGSMCFLKERNYLHSIACGPTSTRFLRVTMLDDNSITTIDPEILQPVKEEEAVFLLAINILNERLNCFLDRCSLEAAVKATVGQQVVVDLNQQQFTGTIRYIGKISKSPLSSPLCPSYFGVELQGDGEGRGHSDGTYNVSEYFKCKQNHGLFLPLNKIRFIPALGGDPAREEPKPDVDKVVPVKAGDTIGFYLDDVFRQGIAMDVYKEGTQWLVKVCPEEEGPTDVFRDIPMDSVVKEGLLSPAFEPDMALGSQRQMKRERSESGEELESRKQSLDVNSMVQITLDKGNPVSGIIRWLGYMPKIEHKMAGVELDEEKGVTDGEWLGTRYFHCPPKRGLFVKLQSCQPDMRFQCVSSGLLDPSTSISFISVAGQMNSPQVLANFPPLRNGTAVHVLQGRMKGIQGHCNSCYMDAALFSLFSCTSVLDSMLFKPSLPPEGHIQKILRDEIVNPLRRNGFVAANSVMHLRQQLTEKGQCSSFATSEKDPEEFLNLIMHHILGIEPLLKLQSGGQKEQECYYYQIFIDQQEELVVPNVQQLVEHSFLSSNLKLVEIPSCFIIQMPRFGKEYKMFSKIIPSLELDITDLLLDSPRECFVCGDVATQECSECFKDKMFAVTGMKQYCKSCCRQAHSHYRRKAHRPTKLHIPEEFQGRSHVDSPRIPRERMELFAVLCIETSHYVSFVKYGPEKENWLFFDSMADRHGDENGFNIPIVTLCPEVAKYLQLPVAALAMEQPRDMEGVAKRLFCDAYMYMYQSKKMALYK, encoded by the exons ATGACTACAACAGTTTTACCAGGCAGCCCTCTACCTTCACAAGGGGACGGAAATGTTTATTACATCTTGACAGATGATTTTCCATATGGCAGCAAGCTCTTTCACGCCGGGAGCATGTGCTTCCTCAAAGAGAGGAATTATTTGCACAGTATCGCCTGTGGCCCGACTTCCACTCGTTTCTTGAGGGTCACCATGCTGGATGACAATTCCATAACCACTATCGATCCAGAAATTCTTCAGCCTgtgaaggaggaggaagctgttTTCCTTCTGGCCATCAACATCCTCAATGAACGCTTGAACTGTTTCCTGGACAGGTGTAGCCTTGAAGCAGCGGTGAAGGCTACAGTGGGTCAACAGGTGGTGGTAGATCTCAACCAACAACAGTTCACTGGCACCATCCGCTACATTGGGAAGATCAGCAAGAGCCCTTTGTCCTCCCCGCTCTGTCCGTCCTACTTTGGGGTGGAGTTACAG GGTGATGGTGAAGGCAGAGGCCACAGTGATGGCACCTATAACGTCTCTGAGTATTTCAAGTGTAAGCAGAACCATGGGCTCTTTCTGCCGCTTAACAAAATCCGGTTTATCCCGGCGCTGGGCGGCGACCCAGCGAGAGAGGAGCCCAAACCAGATGTGGACAAGGTTGTTCCTGTAAAAGCAGGGGACACAATTGGCTTCTACCTGGATGATGTCTTCAGACAAGGCATAGCTATGGACGTGTACAAGGAGGGAACCCAGTGGCTTGTTAAAGTTTGCCCG GAAGAAGAAGGACcaacagatgttttcagggacATCCCTATGGATTCTGTTGTGAAGGAAGGGCTGCTCTCCCCAG CATTTGAGCCAGACATGGCCCTGGGATCTCAGAGACAAATGAAGCGAGAGAGAAGCGAGAGTGGAGAGGAATTGGAAAGTAGAAAACAATCCCTGGATGTGAACTCCATGGTACAGATCACCTtagacaaggggaatccagtctCTGGAATCATCCGCTGGTTGGGGTACATGCCCAAAATTGAGCACAAAATGGCAGGAGTTGAATTA GATGAAGAGAAGGGGGTCACAGATGGCGAATGGCTAGGCACGCGCTACTTCCACTGCCCCCCAAAGCGGGGCCTCTTTGTGAAGCTTCAGTCATGCCAGCCCGACATGCGCTTCCAGTGTGTGAGCAGTGGCCTCCTGGACCCCAGCACTTCCA TTTCTTTTATTTCTGTTGCAGGTCAGATGAATAGTCCTCAGGTTCTGGCTAATTTTCCTCCTCTCAGGAATGGCACAGCCGTGCATGTTTTACAAGGGCGCATGAAAGGAATTCAAGGCCATTGCAACTCCTGCTACATGGATGCTGCTCTTTTCAG CCTCTTCTCCTGCACTTCTGTGCTGGACTCCATGCTCTTCAAGCCCTCCCTCCCGCCCGAGGGGCACATCCAGAAGATCCTCCGGGATGAGATTGTGAATCCCCTCCGACG GAATGGCTTTGTTGCCGCTAATAGCGTGATGCATCTAAGGCAGCAGTTGACGGAGAAGGGCCAGTGCTCGAGCTTTGCCACGTCTGAGAAAG ACCCTGAGGAGTTTCTCAATCTCATCATGCATCACATCCTGGGAATAGAGCCACTCCTGAAACTGCA GTCTGGAGGCCAGAAGGAGCAGGAGTGCTACTATTACCAGATATTCATAGACCAGCAAGAGGAGCTGGTCGTGCCCAACGTTCAGCAGTTAGTGGAACATTCCTTCCTGTCTTCCAATCTCAAGCTAGTGGAG atCCCCTCCTGTTTCATTATTCAAATGCCACGGTTCGGGAAGGAATATAAAATGTTCAGCAaaatcattccctccctggagcTGGACATCACCGACCTGCTGCTTGACA GTCCCCGGGAGTGCTTCGTGTGCGGGGACGTAGCCACCCAGGAGTGTTCCGAGTGCTTCAAAGACAAGATGTTCGCAGTTACCGGGATGAAGCAGTACTGCAAGTCCTGCTGCAGACAG GCTCATTCTCATTACCGGCGCAAAGCACACAGGCCGACAAAACTGCATATCCCTGAGGAGTTTCAGGGCAGGAGCCACGTGGACAGCCCCCGAATCCCACGGGAGAGGATGGAGCTCTTTGCAGTGCTCTGCATAGAGACCAGTCACTATGTCTCCTTTGTGAAGTACGGGCCGGAGAAAGAGAACTGGCTGTTCTTCGACAGCATGGCTGACAGGCACG GTGATGAGAATGGCTTCAACATTCCCATTGTAACGCTGTGCCCTGAAGTTGCCAAATACTTGCAATTGCCAGTGGCAGCACTGGCTATGGAGCAGCCCCGGGACATGGAAGGCGTGGCCAAACGCCTCTTCTGTGATGCCTACATGTACATGTACCAGAGCAAGAAGATGGCACTTTACAAATGA
- the LOC140906291 gene encoding ubiquitin carboxyl-terminal hydrolase CYLD-like isoform X2, translated as MTTTVLPGSPLPSQGDGNVYYILTDDFPYGSKLFHAGSMCFLKERNYLHSIACGPTSTRFLRVTMLDDNSITTIDPEILQPVKEEEAVFLLAINILNERLNCFLDRCSLEAAVKATVGQQVVVDLNQQQFTGTIRYIGKISKSPLSSPLCPSYFGVELQGDGEGRGHSDGTYNVSEYFKCKQNHGLFLPLNKIRFIPALGGDPAREEPKPDVDKVVPVKAGDTIGFYLDDVFRQGIAMDVYKEGTQWLVKVCPEEEGPTDVFRDIPMDSVVKEGLLSPAFEPDMALGSQRQMKRERSESGEELESRKQSLDVNSMVQITLDKGNPVSGIIRWLGYMPKIEHKMAGVELDEEKGVTDGEWLGTRYFHCPPKRGLFVKLQSCQPDMRFQCVSSGLLDPSTSSQMNSPQVLANFPPLRNGTAVHVLQGRMKGIQGHCNSCYMDAALFSLFSCTSVLDSMLFKPSLPPEGHIQKILRDEIVNPLRRNGFVAANSVMHLRQQLTEKGQCSSFATSEKDPEEFLNLIMHHILGIEPLLKLQSGGQKEQECYYYQIFIDQQEELVVPNVQQLVEHSFLSSNLKLVEIPSCFIIQMPRFGKEYKMFSKIIPSLELDITDLLLDSPRECFVCGDVATQECSECFKDKMFAVTGMKQYCKSCCRQAHSHYRRKAHRPTKLHIPEEFQGRSHVDSPRIPRERMELFAVLCIETSHYVSFVKYGPEKENWLFFDSMADRHGDENGFNIPIVTLCPEVAKYLQLPVAALAMEQPRDMEGVAKRLFCDAYMYMYQSKKMALYK; from the exons ATGACTACAACAGTTTTACCAGGCAGCCCTCTACCTTCACAAGGGGACGGAAATGTTTATTACATCTTGACAGATGATTTTCCATATGGCAGCAAGCTCTTTCACGCCGGGAGCATGTGCTTCCTCAAAGAGAGGAATTATTTGCACAGTATCGCCTGTGGCCCGACTTCCACTCGTTTCTTGAGGGTCACCATGCTGGATGACAATTCCATAACCACTATCGATCCAGAAATTCTTCAGCCTgtgaaggaggaggaagctgttTTCCTTCTGGCCATCAACATCCTCAATGAACGCTTGAACTGTTTCCTGGACAGGTGTAGCCTTGAAGCAGCGGTGAAGGCTACAGTGGGTCAACAGGTGGTGGTAGATCTCAACCAACAACAGTTCACTGGCACCATCCGCTACATTGGGAAGATCAGCAAGAGCCCTTTGTCCTCCCCGCTCTGTCCGTCCTACTTTGGGGTGGAGTTACAG GGTGATGGTGAAGGCAGAGGCCACAGTGATGGCACCTATAACGTCTCTGAGTATTTCAAGTGTAAGCAGAACCATGGGCTCTTTCTGCCGCTTAACAAAATCCGGTTTATCCCGGCGCTGGGCGGCGACCCAGCGAGAGAGGAGCCCAAACCAGATGTGGACAAGGTTGTTCCTGTAAAAGCAGGGGACACAATTGGCTTCTACCTGGATGATGTCTTCAGACAAGGCATAGCTATGGACGTGTACAAGGAGGGAACCCAGTGGCTTGTTAAAGTTTGCCCG GAAGAAGAAGGACcaacagatgttttcagggacATCCCTATGGATTCTGTTGTGAAGGAAGGGCTGCTCTCCCCAG CATTTGAGCCAGACATGGCCCTGGGATCTCAGAGACAAATGAAGCGAGAGAGAAGCGAGAGTGGAGAGGAATTGGAAAGTAGAAAACAATCCCTGGATGTGAACTCCATGGTACAGATCACCTtagacaaggggaatccagtctCTGGAATCATCCGCTGGTTGGGGTACATGCCCAAAATTGAGCACAAAATGGCAGGAGTTGAATTA GATGAAGAGAAGGGGGTCACAGATGGCGAATGGCTAGGCACGCGCTACTTCCACTGCCCCCCAAAGCGGGGCCTCTTTGTGAAGCTTCAGTCATGCCAGCCCGACATGCGCTTCCAGTGTGTGAGCAGTGGCCTCCTGGACCCCAGCACTTCCA GTCAGATGAATAGTCCTCAGGTTCTGGCTAATTTTCCTCCTCTCAGGAATGGCACAGCCGTGCATGTTTTACAAGGGCGCATGAAAGGAATTCAAGGCCATTGCAACTCCTGCTACATGGATGCTGCTCTTTTCAG CCTCTTCTCCTGCACTTCTGTGCTGGACTCCATGCTCTTCAAGCCCTCCCTCCCGCCCGAGGGGCACATCCAGAAGATCCTCCGGGATGAGATTGTGAATCCCCTCCGACG GAATGGCTTTGTTGCCGCTAATAGCGTGATGCATCTAAGGCAGCAGTTGACGGAGAAGGGCCAGTGCTCGAGCTTTGCCACGTCTGAGAAAG ACCCTGAGGAGTTTCTCAATCTCATCATGCATCACATCCTGGGAATAGAGCCACTCCTGAAACTGCA GTCTGGAGGCCAGAAGGAGCAGGAGTGCTACTATTACCAGATATTCATAGACCAGCAAGAGGAGCTGGTCGTGCCCAACGTTCAGCAGTTAGTGGAACATTCCTTCCTGTCTTCCAATCTCAAGCTAGTGGAG atCCCCTCCTGTTTCATTATTCAAATGCCACGGTTCGGGAAGGAATATAAAATGTTCAGCAaaatcattccctccctggagcTGGACATCACCGACCTGCTGCTTGACA GTCCCCGGGAGTGCTTCGTGTGCGGGGACGTAGCCACCCAGGAGTGTTCCGAGTGCTTCAAAGACAAGATGTTCGCAGTTACCGGGATGAAGCAGTACTGCAAGTCCTGCTGCAGACAG GCTCATTCTCATTACCGGCGCAAAGCACACAGGCCGACAAAACTGCATATCCCTGAGGAGTTTCAGGGCAGGAGCCACGTGGACAGCCCCCGAATCCCACGGGAGAGGATGGAGCTCTTTGCAGTGCTCTGCATAGAGACCAGTCACTATGTCTCCTTTGTGAAGTACGGGCCGGAGAAAGAGAACTGGCTGTTCTTCGACAGCATGGCTGACAGGCACG GTGATGAGAATGGCTTCAACATTCCCATTGTAACGCTGTGCCCTGAAGTTGCCAAATACTTGCAATTGCCAGTGGCAGCACTGGCTATGGAGCAGCCCCGGGACATGGAAGGCGTGGCCAAACGCCTCTTCTGTGATGCCTACATGTACATGTACCAGAGCAAGAAGATGGCACTTTACAAATGA